CGCCCCGGCCCAGTCCGGCGCGGGCAGCTCCGGCGCGGGGGCCTGCTGCGGCGTCAGCGGGGGGAATTCTTCCAGGAATTCCGGGAGCAGTTTGTGGATGCGTGGCCGAATCGTCCGCGCTGCGTATTCCTTTTTGTATGACGCAATACGACACGGAACGACGTTGTGTCCGTCAACTTCCAGCAGGGGCGCGTCCAGGGCCTGGGCCGCGCGGGCCTGCCAGTCGCGCTTGGCGCGCAGGGGGTCGAAGTCCGTGACCACCACGCCCGCGCGCAGCCGGGCCGCCAGGCGCGGCACCTCGCGCCCCGGGTCGCCGTGCAGCAGCACCAGCGGGATGCCCCGCCCGGCCAGGGTCCGGGCCGTCTGCTCCAGGCCCCGGAGCATGAAATCGTACTGGCGCAGGGCCGCCCCGGCAAAGGCGGGCGCGAGGCAGAAGGCCGCCACCAGGGGCCGCGCCGCCCCGGCCAGCTCGCGGGCGTAGAGCAGGCCCCAGTTGTCGCTGGCGCGCTGTTCGCGGCTCATCCAATAGAGCACCGGGCCGCCGCCGTCCGGGGCGGCGCGCAGGGTGTGCACGCGCCGGGGGTTCACGGGCATGGGTCGCCTCCTTGCCGGGCCCGAGGCCCGGGGCGGTTGCGCAGGTCAGGCCCCAGGGCCGGGGGTGCCCGGGGCGGGCGGGTCCTGGGGCTCGGGGGGGATCCGGCAGGCGCCCTGGTCCGGGCCCGGGCACGCGCCGCCCTGTCCGGGCAGGTGGCAGACCGGGGCCCGCCCCGGCACGGCCCGGGGCCCGTCGAGCACGGCGCAGGTGGTGCGGGCCGCCAGGGCCCGGGCCATGCCCTTGAACACCACGGCGTGGAACGGATACACGGCCCACCAGTACAGCAGCCCGCCCACCCCGCGCGGCAGGAAGCGCGCGGTCATGGTCAGGTCCGTGTCGCCGCAGGGCAACTGGTCCAGGGTGAACTCCAGGAGCGCCTCGCCGGGCAGCTTCATCTCCGCCAGCAGCACCAGCCGCTCGGGGGCCTGCATGTCGAGCACGCGCCAGAAGTCCAGGGCGTCGCCCACGCTGATGCGCGTGGGGTGCCTGCGCCCGCGCCGCAGGCCCACCCCGCCCACGAGCTTGTCCAGCAGCCCGCGCAGCTGCCACAACAGATCGTACCCGTACCAGCCCGTGGCGCCGCCGATGGCCGTCACGCGGTCCCACAGTTCCTCGGGGCAGCCCGCCAGGCGGATGCGGTAGGCGTCCTGGAACACGGTGCCCCCCGCGTAGGGCGCGTCGCCGCTGGCGGTCCACTCCGGCACATGCAGCGGCCCGGCGTCGGACCAGCTCGTGTCCACCATGCTGTGCTGGATGCGGTCCAGGGCCAGGCGGATGGCCGTGCGGCAGTCGGTCAGCTCGCGGGGCATGATCTCGCGGATGGTGTGCTCCTTGCACACCACGCGGTTGCGCAACCCAAGGACCAGGGGCCGCGCCAGGGCCGTGGGGATGGGCGACACCAGCCCCAGCCACAGCGACGACAGCCGGGGCGTGAGCAGCGGCACGGGGATGATCAGCCGCCGGGGCAGCCCGGCCTCCTGCTGGTACATGCGGAACAGCCGCTCGTAGGTCTCGATGTACGGCCCGCCGATGTCGAAGGTCCGGCCCGTGGTCTCGGGGTGCTCCAGGCAGCCCGCCAGGTAGAAAAGCACGTCGCGGATGGCGATGGGCTGCGATTCGGTGCGCACCCAGCGCGGGGTGAGCATCACGGGCAGCCGGTCCACGATGTAGCGCATGATCTCGAAGGACGCGCTGCCCGAGCCGATGATGATGCCCGCGCGCAGCACCGTGGCAGGCACCGGGCCGCCCGAGAGGATCGCGCCCACCTCGGCCCGCGAGCGCAGGTGCTTGCTCAGGTGCGGGTCGTCAGGCACCAGCCCGCCCAGGTAGACGAGCCGCTCCACCCCGGCGGCGGCGGCGGCCAGGGCGGTGCACCGGGCGGCCCGGCGGTCCTTCTCGGCGTAGTCCCCGGCCTCGGTTTCCATGGAGTGCACCAGGTAGTAGACCACCCGGCAGCCCGCCAGGGCCCGCTCCAGGGAGGCCTGGTCCAGGGCGTCGGCCTCGGCCAGCTCGCAGCGCGGGTGCCCGGCGAAGGCCCGGCAGCGCAGCTTGTGGGCCGAGCGGCCCACGGCGCGCACCCGCCAGCCCGCCTCCAGCAGCACGGGCACCAGCCGCCCGCCCACGTAGCCCGTGGCGCCCAGCACGCAGACGGTGGTCCGCCCGCGCGCCCCGGAGTCCTGCGGCTCAGACATGGTTCCTCAGCATCAGCTCGGCGGGGTACGGGTGCAGGTAGACCTGCGCGGCCAGATAGGTCTGCCCGTACTTGCGCACATAGTGGTTGAGCAACGTCACCGGCACCACCAGCGGCACCAGCCCCGCGCGGTACTGCCCGATGAGCTCCGTCAGCTCCTGGCGCTCGTCGGCGCTGAGCACGCGCTTGAAGTAGCCCTGCACATGGGAGAGCACGTTGGTGTGCTTGCGCGTGGTCGGCAGGAAGGACAGGGCCTTGCGCAGCAGGGGGAAATAGCGCCCGGCCAGGGCTTCGGCCCCGGGCCCGCCCGCCCCGGCCACCAGCCGCCCCAGCTCGCGGTACAGCTCCACGCTGTGGGCCATGAGCAGCAGCTTGTGGCGGGTGTGGAAGTCCACCAGCGCCCCGGGCGTGGCGCCCCCGGCCATGGCCTGGCGCCAGCGCATCAGGGTGAACACGCGGGTGATGAAATTCTCGCGGATGGCCGGGTCGCGCAGGCGCCCGTCGTCCTCGAAGGGCAGGTCGGGAAAGCGGGCCATGACCATGCCCGCCCACAGGCCCGCGCCGTCGTGGCGCGGGGGGCCGCCGTCCTCGCGGTAGACCTTGACCCGGCTCATGCCGCTGGAGGGCGACCCGTAGCGGAACACATAGCCGCACAACCCCTCGCCCGCCAGGGCCTCCAGGCGCTCCTGGCCCCAGGCGCGCATCTGCGCGGTGAAATCCGTGCCCGAGGCGCGGCCCACCAGCCGGGGCGCCGCCGGATCGCCCACCAGGCGCACGGCCTCGCGCGGCACGGGCATGCCGCATTCCACCTCCGGGCACACCGGCACCCAGTCCACGAATTGCCCCAGCCCGTCGCGCAGGGTGCGGTCGAGCTTGTGCGTGCCGTCGTAGCGCACGGCGTCGCCCAAAAGGCACCGCGCGATGCCCAGGCGGATGCGTCCTTCGTCCATGCCATTCCCTCCCGCGCCCGGAGCGGGCGCCTGGCCCAAGCCTAGCACAGGACGCCGCCGCCGCGCCACCACCGTGTGCCCCACGCTTGCGCGGCCAAAAACGCGCGAACCCCGCGCGGGCCGGGAGTACCAGCCGCGCGCGGGGTTGCGCCGCCCCGCAGGGCGGCACGGTGCCGCAGGCCCTACCCGGCCACGCGCACCGAGAACGCGGGCGGGTCCAGGATATGCTTCTTCACCGTGCACAGCTCCACGGCGCGCACCAGCGCGTCGCGGTACTTGTCGGGAAAGCCCGCAGGCAGGGTCAGGGCGAAGTCCATGGCCCGCACGTGGAAGCCCTTGTCGGCGAAGGTGCAGCTCACCGTCAGCCCCAGGCCCTCGGTGGACAGGGAGCGGCTCTGGCAGAAGCGCAGGGCGTAAAGCCCCGCGCAGGTGGCCAGCGAAGCCAGGAACAGGTCGAAGGGCGAAGGCGCCGCGCCCTGCCCGCCGTCCTCCACGGACTGATCCGTGGCGATGGCCCGGCCCTGCATGTGCGCCGTCACGGCCAGCCCGCCGGTGTACTCGATGTCGATGCTGCGCGTCGTGCCCATGGGTGCCTCCGGGGTCAGGGGTTGGGGTCGCCGTGGACCAGGGCGCACATCTCGGCCAGGGCGACCAGCGGCTCCTTGTGCTGGAAGATGCTGCGCCCGAGCACCGCCCCGGCGGCCCCGGCCCCCAGGCCGTCGGCCACCGCGCGCTTGAAGCCCTCCCAGTTGGACTGCCCGGGCCCGCCCGCCAGCAGCACCGGCACCGGGCAGGCCGCCACGGCCTGGGAAAACCGCTGCGCATCGCCCGAATACGGCGCGCAGACGATGTCCGCCCCCAGCTCGCCGCCCAGGCGGATGCAATGCCCGATGAGCGAGGGGTCCAGCTCGTTGACGATCTGCCCGCCGCGCGCGTAGATCACGGCCATGACCGGGATGCCCAGCCCGTGGGCCTCGTCGGTGACCATGCCGAAGTCCGTGAGCATCCGGTCTTCCAGGTCGTTGCCGATGTTCACGTGCACCGACACCGCGTCGGCCCCCAGGCGCAACGCCTCGGACAGCGAGCAGACCAGGCTCTGGTTGTACGTCGGCACCCCGTGCCTGGTGCCCGCCGAAAGCTGGATCACCACGCGCTTGCCCAGGTCGATGGACGACACGCTGGCCCGGGCCAGGCCCTTGTTGAGCACCACCCCCTGCACGGGCAGCTGCGCGATGCCCGCCAGCAGCGCGGGAAACTCCGCGAGCCCGCTGATCATGCCCTCGCTGGCCCCGTGGTCCAGGGCCAGGATCAGGGATTTCGCGCTCCTGGGGTCGAACAGGCGGCCAAGCCGCCGCATGGTTCCGATCATGGCCGGTCCTTGCTGGTTGTATGTCGTGGCGAAACGCCGGATGGCGCAGGCGTACCCGCCATGATGCCCGGAAACGCCCCGCCAGGCAAGCCGCGCAACCCGCCCTTGCCCCCCGCGCCCGGGCGGGCTATGCACCGCCCAGGGCGCCAGCCCCGCAACCCGCACCCCGGAGCCCCCGTGTTCGATTTCCACCGCAAAAGTTTCGTCTTCGTCACCTGCGCCAGCGGCGTGGAACCCATGCTGGAGCGCGAAATCCGCGCCCTGGGCCTGCGCCCCGAGGCCACGCGCCCCCTGGGCGTGGCCCTGCGCGCCAGCCTGGACGACTGCCTGCGCCTGAACCTGCACCTGCGCACCGCCCACCGCGTACTGTGGGAAGTGCTGCGCACCAAGGCCGAAAACGCCGACCAACTCTACGCCGCCCTGGCCGAAGTGCCCTGGGAGCAGGCCATCCCCGCCGACGGGCACCTCACCGTGGTCTCCAGCGTGGACAACCCCTCCATCCGCGACGCGCGCTTCGCCAACCTGCGCGTCAAGGACGCCGTGGTGGACCGCATGGTCGCCGCCGTGGGCCGACGCCCCGACTCCGGGCCCGAGCGCACCGGCAGCGTGCTTTCCCTGCACTGGCAAGGCCGCTCCGTGTCCCTGAGCCTGGACACCAGCGGCGAGCCCCTCTCCAACCGCGGCTACCGCACCATGCCCCACAGCGCGCCCATGCGCGAAACCCTGGCCGCCGCCTGCCTGCTGGCCGCAGGCTTCAACGGCCTGGGCAACATGGTCAACCCCATGTGCGGCAGCGGCACCCTGGCCCTGGAAGCCGCCCTGATGGCCACGGGCACCGCCCCGGGCCTGCTGCGCGAGCACTTCGCCTTCCAGCACCTGCCCGCCTTCGACCCCGCGCGCTGGCAGGCCCTGCGCGACGAGGCCCGCTCCCGCGCCCGGCCCACCACCCGGGGCCGCATCATCGCCACCGACCACGACCCCCAGGCCATCGCCGCCGCCCGGCACAACGCCGCCGCCGCAGGCCTGGACAGCCTCGTGGAACTGGACACCTGCGACTTCCAGGACACCACCGTGCCCGAACCCCAGCGCCGCGCCGTGAACCTCATCGCCGTGAACCCCGAATACGGCCTGCGCCTGGGCGACGAGGCCGCCCTGGAACCCGTGCACGCCGCCCTGGGCGACTTCCTCAAGCAGCGCTGCCAGGGCTACGTCGGCGCGGTGTTCACCGGCAACCCCCGCCTGGCCGCGAAAATCGGCCTGCGCACCCGCGCCCGCCTGCCGCTCATGAACGGCCCCATCGAATGCCGCCTGCTGCTCTACGACCTCTACGCGGGCAGCCGCAAAACCAAGGACGACACCCCCGGCGAGGACTGACGCGCCGCCGAGGCGCCGCCCCCATCCTTGAGGGGAAAAGCCAGGGGGCGCTGCCCCCTGGACCCCCGCAAGGGGCCAAGGGCCCCTTGACCCCGTACGCCCGGGGCCGCCACGCGGCGAAGCGCCGCATGACGGCCCCGGGGAAGCGCGCTTCAGGTTTTTTGATGCCTCTTTCCCCGTCCTGCCTTGCTCCCAAGGCCGTGTGCCCCTTCACGCGATAGAACCTGAACGCCGGACGCGTCCCGCCCCGGGCCTGCGCGGCGTTTCGCCGTGCGGGCCCGGGGCGGCGGGCGGGGTCAAGGGGGCGTTGCCCCCTTGCAGGGGGGGCGGGGGGACAGCGTCCCCCCGGGCCTGCGGCCCTGCCGGGGTCCGGGGCGGCGCTACAGGGCGCCGAGCACCACGGCCATGGCCTTGAAGCGGAACTGGACCAGATCGCCGGGGGCCAGGGGCGCCTCGCGCAGGGCGGCGGTGCCGACCAGGGCGCACAGGCGCGCGCCGTCGGCGGCCTCGCCGGTGACCTCGGCCACGACCTCCGTGGCGCGCACGGCGCTGACCACTGCGGCCAGGGCGTTGCGCGCGCAGCTCCGGGCCCCGTCGGCCTGCACCACCTCCACCAGCGGGGCCTTGACGGTGGCCATGACCGGCACCCCGGGCTCCAGGCCCAGGTTGCGCGCGCTTTCGGCGGTGATGATGGAATACAGGGGCGTGCCCGAGTAGGTGCGCAGGGCGATTTCGGCCATGACGGCGTCGCGGGTGACGCGCTCCACGCGGCAGGGGAAGCTGTTGCGCGCGCTGGTGCGCAGGGGCTGGTCGTCGGGGGCCAGGCGGCGCACGATGTGCCGCGCGTCCTCGCTGGAGTAGGCCTGATAGACGGCGGTCAGGTCTGCCGACGACTGGCCGAGCACGTCGCGGACCACGGCCAGGGGCACCCCGCTGCGCAACAGCTCCACGGCACGCGAGGCGCGCAGCACGCGCGGGGCGCACAGCTCGCGGGGCAGGCCGCAGGCCTCGGCCCGGGCGTAGAACACCCGGCGCACGTAGCCGGGGTCCACGGCAAAGGCGCTCCCGGCCAGGCCCGCGCCCATGGGCCCGTCGCGGAAGGCGGCCAGCTCGCGGCACAGCAGGCGCGGCAGGGGCACCACGCGCCGGGCGCCGCCCGCGCCCAGGGTGGCGCTGGCCCCGTCAAGGTCCAGGTCGGCGCGGTCGTCCAGGCCGGTGGCCTCGCCCAGGCGGGCCCCGGTGTAGCGCAGCACCAGGAAGAGCAGCAGCAGGCGCAGGCGCGCCCGGCGGGCCTGCGCGCCGCGCCCGGCCTCGGCCCAGGCGCGGAAGGCGGCCTCCAGGCGCGCCAGTTGCCCGGCGTCCAGGTGGCGCACCCCGGGGGGCACGGTGAATATCCGGCTGGGGTCCAGGCGCCCGGGGGCTCGTTCCGCCCCGTTTCCGGCCCGTGCCGTTTCCTCCGTCATCGCCGTTTCCTCCCTGCGGGGCCGGGGCCGGTCACGCGTTTTCCCGCAAGCGTGACCGCGTTGCCCGGTCCGGGCGCCAGCCGTATAGGTGCAGCATCATTTCCCTCCCGGAGCATGGTGGAAATCCGGGACAACCGCAACCATCGGAGTGTCACCATGAAACGTCTCGCGTCCCTGCTTGCCGCCCTGCTGCTGGTCCTGGCGGCGGCCCCGGCCCCGGCGGCGGACCTCTTGCTGGCCCAGGCCGCCAACTTCACCCCGGCCATGGAGGAGATCATCCCCGCCTTCGAGAAGGCCACCGGCCTCAAGGCCGAGGCCACCTACACGTCCACGGGCAAGCTGTACGGCCAGATCGTCAGCGGCGCGCCCTTCGACATCCTGCTGGCCGCCAACGAGGACACCCCGGCCAAGCTGCTGGCCGAAGGCCGCGCCGAGGCGCCCTTTGTCTACGCCACGGGCCGCGTGGTGCTCTGGACGCTCAAGAAGGAGCTGTGCGCCATGTCCTGGCCCGAGGCCGTGCGCGCCAGCGCCAAGGTGGCCATCGCCAACGTGGAGACCGCGCCCTACGGCACGGCGTCCATGAAGGCCATGCAGGCCGTGGGCCTGTGGGACGAGGTGCAGCCTGTGCTGGTCTTCGGGCAGAACATCAGCCAGCCTTTCCAGTTCGCTGCTTCCGGCGCGGCGGACGCGGGCTTCTGCGCCCTGTCGTCCACCTTCACCCCCGAGGGCGCAAAGGGCTGCTTCCTGGAAGTGCCCGAGGCCCCGAAGGTCGTCCAGGCCGCCTGCGTGCTGACCAGCGCGCCCAACCCCGAGGCCGCGCGCCGGTTCGTCGAGTTCCTGGGCACGCCCGAGGTCGCGGCCATCAAGGCCAAGTACGGATACGAATAGATGCTTGAGCCGCTCGTCCTCTCGGCCAAGCTGGCCCTGATCACGACGCTGCTCATCCCGTTGGCGGCGGCGCCGTTGGCCTACGTCCTGGCCTTCCGGCGCTTCCCCGGCAAGAGCCTGCTGGACGCCCTGGTGTCCCTGCCCATGGTGCTGCCGCCAACGGTCCTGGGGTTCGCCCTGCTGCTGGCCATGCGCCCGCAGGGCGCCCTGGGCGGCACCTGGGAGTCGCTCACCGGGCAGCGGCTGGTGTTCAGCTTCACAGGCATCGTGCTGGCCTCGCTGGTCTACAACCTGCCCTTTGCCGTGCAGCCGCTGCGCACGGCCTTCGAAAAGCTCGACCCCCGGCTGCTGGAGGCCAGCGCAGTGCTCGGCCTGTCGCCGCTGCGCACGTTCTTCCGGGTGGTGCTGCCGTGCAGCCTGCCCGGGCTGGCCGCGGCATCGGTGCTGGTGTTCGCCCACAGCCTGGGCGAGTTCGGGGTCATCCTCATGGTCGGCGGCAGCATCCCCGGCAGCACCAAGGTGGCGGCCATCGCCATCTACGAGGCCGTGGAAGCCATGCGCTACAACGACGCGCTCATGATCTGCCTGGCGCTGGTACCCGTGAGCTTCGCGGCGCTGGTGGCCATCAACAGCATGAACGGGAGGCGCTAGATGCCCCTGGCCATGACCGTGCGCAAGCGCCTGCCGCACTTCACCCTCGAAGCGGAGCTGCGCTGCGAGCCGGGCACGCTGACCGCCCTGGTGGGCCCCTCGGGCGCGGGCAAGACGACGCTCATGCGCATCGCCGCCGGGCTGGAACGGCCCGACGAGGGCCGCGTGGCCCTGGGGTCTACCGTGTGGGTGGATACCCGGGCCGGGGTCTTCGTGCCCCCGCGCCAGCGGGGCCTGGGCTTCGTGTTCCAGGACTACCCGCTGTTCCCGCACCTGACCGTGCGGGCCAACGTGGCCATCGCCGCGCGGCGCAAGGAGCGGGTGGACGAGCTGCTTACGCTCTTCGGCATCGCCCGGCTGGCGGGCAAGCGGCCCGGGGCCATCTCGGGCGGCGAGCGCCAGCGGGCCGCCTTCTGCCAGGCCCTGGCCCGCGACCCCGTGCTGCTGCTGCTCGACGAGCCCTTCTCGGCCCTGGACGCCGCCACCCGGCGCGCCCTGCGCACGGAGCTGGCCGGGCTCAAGGCCACGCTGGGCGTGCCCATCCTGCACGTGACCCACGACCTGGGCGAAGCCCGGGAGCTGGGCGACGCCATCGTCGCCGTGGAGGAGGGCCGGCTGTGCCCCGAATGGCTCGAGCGCAACGCGGGCGGCGCGGCGGCGGCCTGCCGGGGCGCTGCCCCGGACCCCGGCAGGGGGACGCCGTCCCCCTGCACCCCCTGCAAGGGGGCAACGCCCCCTTGACCCCGCCCGCCCGGGGCCGCCACGCGGCGAAGCGCCGCATGGCAGCCCCGGGGAAGCACGGGCCAGGGTCTTGCAGGCAGCCCGGGTGCCTCTTTCCCCCGTCCTGTCTTGCTCCCAAGGCCGTGTCACCCTTCACGCGATAGAACCTGAACGCCGGACGCGTCCCGCCCCGGGCCTGCGCGGCGCTTCGCCGTGCGGGCCCGGGGCGGCGGGCGGGGTCAAGGGGCCCCCGGCCCCTTGCGGGGGTCCAGGGGGCGGAGCCCCCTGGCTGCGCCGCGCGGCGCGGGGCGCCTCAGGCCTGGGCGCAGTCCTCGGGGTCGCCCTGGAGCTTCTTCAGGGTATGGGTGATGGTGGGCAGCAGGGGGTCGAGGTTTTCGGCCACGGCCTTGGGCGAGCCGGGCATGTTGACCACCAGGGCGCGGCCCAGGGTTCCGGCCACGGCGCGCGAGATGGCGCCGTGGGGCGTGGCGGCCAGGGAGGCGGCGGTCATGGCGCGCTCGAAGCCGGGCAGGCGGCGGTCGATGACGGCGAGGGTCGCCTCGGGGGTGGTGTCGCGCGGGCCTACGCCCGTGCCGCCGCTGGTGAGCACGAGGTCGAAGCCCTGGGTCAGGCACAGCTCGGTAAGCAGGGCGCGCAGGCGTGCGGGGTCGTCGGGGATGATCCAGGTCCGGGCGTGGGCCAGGGCCAGGGCCGCGCCTGCGCGTTCCAGGATGATGGGCGCGCATTTGTCCTCGCGCAGGCCTGCGGCGCCCTTGTCGGAGAGGATGACCACGGCCAGGGCCAGCCCGGGGCGCGCGGCGGTGCAGGGATGCTCGCCGGGGGCCAGGGTCAGGGCGGCGGTGGCGCGCAGGGCCAGGGCCGGGGCCGGGGCCTGTTCCGGGCCGGGCACGGTCAGGCGCGCCTCGACCACCAGGGCCGCCCCTGCGAGCGCGGGGGTCAGGCGGGTGCCCACGGGCAGGGCGCAGGCGGCGGGGTCGCAGTGCAGGCCGGGCAGCCCGGCGGCGGCGGGGGCGGCCAGCACGGCCTGCCCGGGGGCGAGGTCGAGGGCTGCAGGCGCGGTCAGGACGGTGGCGGGGAAGGTCTCGTTCATGGGGGTGCCTCCGGGTGCGGCTCAGGCCAGCAGCACGGCCACGATGCCGGTGATGAAGATGCCGTCGAAGGTGCCCGCGCCGCCGATGGACAGCACGGGGGCGTCCAGGGCGCGGCGGGTGCGCGGGGTGGCCAGGTGCAGCAGGTCTGCGCCCACCAGGGTGCCCAGGGTGCCCGCCACGTAGGCCACGGGGGCGGTCAGCTCCGGCGGGGCCAGCAGCAGCGCGGCCAGGGCCGTGGCCAGGGGCGGCAGCAGCACGGGGACGGCGATGCCGCGCCCGGGCAGGGGCCGGGCCAGGGCGTAGCACAGCCCCGTCACCGCGCCCGTGGCCAGCAGCAGCCCTGCCGGGGCGCCCATGCGGCTGACCAGGGACAGGCACAGCAGGCAGGGGATCACGCAGCCGCCCAGGTTCACGGCGATGGTCTGGGGCACCAGTTCGGTTTCGGCGGCCATGCGCAGCTGGCCGAAGCTGGTGAAGCCGCGCAGCACCGGGCGCCGGACCAGCAGCCCCGTGCGGACCACGGGGATGTTCACCCCGCTGCCCAGCAGGGTGGCGAAGAGCAGCGCGAAGCCCTGGGCCGGGCTCAGGCCCAGCTTGGCAAAGGCCAGGGTCACCAGGCCGACCTGGACCAGGATGAACAGCAGCGCCAGGGCGGCCATGAAGCCCACGAGGGCAACGAGCATCAGGGGGAACTGCAACTGCGGGCGCACGGGGCCTCCGTTGGCCTTGGCCGGGGGTTTTCCATTGCCGGGAAATGGGATAGCTTGCGCAAAGAACGCGGCGTCCCGCGCGGGCGGTGCCTGCGGGCCGCCTGGAAACACCTATCCCAAGACGGTGGCGAAGTAAAACCACGCACGAGGTCTCCATGAAAGGCATCATCCTCGCGGGCGGCTCGGGCACGCGGCTGTATCCGCTGACCCTCACGGTGAGCAAGCAGCTTTTGCCCATCTACGACAAGCCCATGATCTACTACCCGCTGTCGGTGCTCATGCTGGCGGGCATCCGCGAGATCCTGATCATCTCCACGCCCCAGGACCTGCCGCGCTTCCGCGAGCTGCTGGGCGACGGCTCCCAGCTGGGGCTGACCCTGGAATACAAGGAGCAGCCCAGCCCCGACGGCCTGGCCCAGGCCTTCCTGCTGGGGGCGGAGTTCATTGGCGACGACACGGTCTGCCTGGTGCTTGGCGACAACATCTTCTACGGCCACGGGCTGTCCGTGACCCTGCAGGCCTGCGCCCGGCTGGAGAAGGGCGGCATCATCTTCGGCTACAAGGTGCGCGACCCCGAGCGCTACGGCGTGGTGGAGTTCGACGCGCTGCACAACGTGGTCAGCATCGAGGAGAAGCCCGCGCGGCCCAGGTCGCGCTACGCGGTGACGGGGCTGTACTTCTACGACAACGACGTGGTGGAGATCGCCCGCAAGCTGACGCCCTCGGCGCGCGGGGAGCTGGAGATCACCGACGTGAACAACGCCTACCTGCGCCGGGGCGACCTCAAGGCCGAGTTCTTCGGGCGCGGCCTGGCCTGGCTGGACACGGGCACCCACGAGTCGCTGCTCCAGGCGGGCAATTTCGTGCAGGCCGTGCAGGAGCGCCAGGGCGTGATCATCGCCTGCGTGGAGGAGATCGCCTGGCGCATGGGCTACATCCGCCTGCCCCAGCTCGAAGCCCTGGCCCAACCCCTGGCCAAGACCCACTACGGGCGCTACCTGCTGGAGATCGTGGCCGACAACAGCTAGGGCCCCCCGGCGGACGCGCCGCGCGCCGCCGCAGGGCCCGGGCCCGGGTGGCGGAGGCAGGGCAGCCAGCCCGGATTTTCCCGGCGCCTGCTGAATGTTCCGGGGCTGCCCCCAGCGGGGCGGCCCCGTTTTCTTGCGCATCGGGAAGTGCGGCGCCCTGGGCGCGGAGGCCATCCGCTGGGCGCGCGGGCCGGGCGACTACGCCCGGGCGCGCAGGGCCTTGTGGACGTGGGTCGCCAGCCAGTCCAGCACCAGGGCCGGGTTCACGGGCGTGGGCAGGGACAGAGCGTCCTGGGCGTGGGCCAGGGCGAGATCGACGTGGCGCAGGCGCGCGGGCGTCAGCCTGGCGAAGCCCTGGGCTGCGGGGCTGGCCGTGCGCCCGCACAGGGCCCGGGCGATCTCGCGTTGCAGGGCCAGCACCAGGGCCATGGCCAGGTGCTTGTCCACCGCGCCCTTGACCCCCGTACGCCGGAACCAGCCCTGGCCCGTGCGCCAGAATTCCATGAGCGCGCCCAGCCATTCGGCGATGGCCGGGTCGGCTTCGGGCTCCCCGGGCCAGGCCAGGGTCAGGGTCCAGCTGCGCGAGACCAGGGTCGGCAGCAGCCATTCGCGCTGGGGCGCCAGCAGGGCGAACACCGTGGACCGGCTGGGC
This is a stretch of genomic DNA from Desulfocurvus vexinensis DSM 17965. It encodes these proteins:
- the modB gene encoding molybdate ABC transporter permease subunit; protein product: MLEPLVLSAKLALITTLLIPLAAAPLAYVLAFRRFPGKSLLDALVSLPMVLPPTVLGFALLLAMRPQGALGGTWESLTGQRLVFSFTGIVLASLVYNLPFAVQPLRTAFEKLDPRLLEASAVLGLSPLRTFFRVVLPCSLPGLAAASVLVFAHSLGEFGVILMVGGSIPGSTKVAAIAIYEAVEAMRYNDALMICLALVPVSFAALVAINSMNGRR
- the rfbA gene encoding glucose-1-phosphate thymidylyltransferase RfbA produces the protein MKGIILAGGSGTRLYPLTLTVSKQLLPIYDKPMIYYPLSVLMLAGIREILIISTPQDLPRFRELLGDGSQLGLTLEYKEQPSPDGLAQAFLLGAEFIGDDTVCLVLGDNIFYGHGLSVTLQACARLEKGGIIFGYKVRDPERYGVVEFDALHNVVSIEEKPARPRSRYAVTGLYFYDNDVVEIARKLTPSARGELEITDVNNAYLRRGDLKAEFFGRGLAWLDTGTHESLLQAGNFVQAVQERQGVIIACVEEIAWRMGYIRLPQLEALAQPLAKTHYGRYLLEIVADNS
- a CDS encoding DNA polymerase III subunit delta' — protein: MHVPQRQARIASLLHRLAAAPPQVLLLEGGDAPEREALGLFWAARLNCAGPGAPCGACRSCVQVQERVHPDLVFFDGGQDKIKIEDVRELRPLLGQAPRGDGVRVVVFHEAQELTPQAANALLKSLEEPSRSTVFALLAPQREWLLPTLVSRSWTLTLAWPGEPEADPAIAEWLGALMEFWRTGQGWFRRTGVKGAVDKHLAMALVLALQREIARALCGRTASPAAQGFARLTPARLRHVDLALAHAQDALSLPTPVNPALVLDWLATHVHKALRARA
- a CDS encoding MogA/MoaB family molybdenum cofactor biosynthesis protein; translation: MNETFPATVLTAPAALDLAPGQAVLAAPAAAGLPGLHCDPAACALPVGTRLTPALAGAALVVEARLTVPGPEQAPAPALALRATAALTLAPGEHPCTAARPGLALAVVILSDKGAAGLREDKCAPIILERAGAALALAHARTWIIPDDPARLRALLTELCLTQGFDLVLTSGGTGVGPRDTTPEATLAVIDRRLPGFERAMTAASLAATPHGAISRAVAGTLGRALVVNMPGSPKAVAENLDPLLPTITHTLKKLQGDPEDCAQA
- a CDS encoding ATP-binding cassette domain-containing protein, which produces MPLAMTVRKRLPHFTLEAELRCEPGTLTALVGPSGAGKTTLMRIAAGLERPDEGRVALGSTVWVDTRAGVFVPPRQRGLGFVFQDYPLFPHLTVRANVAIAARRKERVDELLTLFGIARLAGKRPGAISGGERQRAAFCQALARDPVLLLLDEPFSALDAATRRALRTELAGLKATLGVPILHVTHDLGEARELGDAIVAVEEGRLCPEWLERNAGGAAAACRGAAPDPGRGTPSPCTPCKGATPP
- a CDS encoding DUF1614 domain-containing protein — its product is MRPQLQFPLMLVALVGFMAALALLFILVQVGLVTLAFAKLGLSPAQGFALLFATLLGSGVNIPVVRTGLLVRRPVLRGFTSFGQLRMAAETELVPQTIAVNLGGCVIPCLLCLSLVSRMGAPAGLLLATGAVTGLCYALARPLPGRGIAVPVLLPPLATALAALLLAPPELTAPVAYVAGTLGTLVGADLLHLATPRTRRALDAPVLSIGGAGTFDGIFITGIVAVLLA